DNA from Asanoa sp. WMMD1127:
CATGACCAGCCTGGTCGACACCCACCTGAGCGGGCTCGCCGGGGCCCTGCCGGCGTTCGCCCGCGAGGCCGCCAAGCTGGCCCGCTGGGGGGCCGAGCTCGCGCACACGCTGTCCGGCGGCGGCCGGCTGCTGGTCGCGGGCAACGGTGGCAGCGCCGCCGAGGCCCAGCACCTGACCGCCGAGCTGGTCGGCAAGTTGCGCGACGACCGCACGCCGCTGTCGGCGATCGCGCTGTCGGCGGAGACCTCGTCGCTGACCGCGATCAGCAACGACTTCGGCTACGACACCGTGTTCGCCCGGCAGGTGCGGGCCCACGGCCGTCCCGACGACGTGCTCCTGCTGCTGTCCACGAGCGGTGCCAGCGCCAACCTGCTCGAGGCCGCGGCCGCCGGCCGGGACGCCGGGCTGCGCACCTGGGCGATGACCGGCCCGGCGCCGAACCCGCTCGCCGACGCGTGCAAGGAGGCGCTCGCGGTGCCGGCGCCGGACAGCCAGGTCGTCCAGGAGCTGCACCTGGTCTCGGTGCACCTGCTCTGCGAGTACGTGGACCTCGCCCTGGCCGGCGGGAGCGCGCGGTGACGGCGCACGTGGTGGTCGTCGGCGACGTGCTGCTCGACCGCGACGTCGACGGCACCACCACGCGACTGGTCCCGGACGGCCCGGGCGCCCCGGTGCTCGACGAGACGTCCTCGGTGGAGCGGGCCGGCGGGGCCGGGCTGGCGGCGTCGTTCGCGGCCGCCTCCGGCGCCCGGGTCAGCCTGGTCACCGCGCTCGCCGACGACGAGGCCGGCGCCCGGCTGGCCGGCCTGTTGACCGGCCTGGGCATCGAGCTGTTCCCGCTGCCGGTGACCGGCGGGACGACGGTGGAGAAGATCCGGCTGCGGGCCGGCGGACGGACCCTGCTGCGGCTGGACCGCGGTGGCGGCGCCACGCCGGCGGACCCGCCGGACGCCGTCACGGACCTCGTCGCCGGCGCCGACGCGGTGCTGGTGAGCTGCTACGGCAACGGTTTGCTCCGGGTGCCCGGGCTGCGCCACGCGCTCGCCGGCGCCGGGGGACCGGTCGTCTGGGACCCGCATCCCCGCGGGCCGATCGCCGTGCCGGGTGTCGCCCTGGCCACGCCCAACGAGGGCGAGCTGCGGGCGCTGACCGGCGACGACGGCGGCGGCCGGCGGTTGGCCGCCGCGACCCGCGGCGCGCAGCGACTGCGCCAGCACTGGCGGGCCTCCGCGGTGGCCGTCACGCTCGGTGCGGACGGCGCGCTGCTGTCCCATGCGGCGGCCGCTCCGCTGGTGCTGCCGCCGCCGCACGGGCTCGTGCCTCCCCCTGGCGCGGACCCGTGCGGCGCCGGCGACCGGTTCGCGGCCACCGCGGCCATCGCCCTGGCCGACGGCGCGTTGACCTCCGAGGCGGTGGCCGCGGCGGTCACCGAGGCCTCGCGGTACGTCGCCGAGGGTGGCGCCGCCACCCGGCGGCCGCGCGCGGAACCGCACGACGTGGTCGCGCACACGCGGGCCGCCGGCGGCACCGTGGTGGCCACCGGCGGCTGCTTCGACCTGCTGCACGCCGGCCACATCGCCACGCTGGAGGCGGCCCGCCGGCTCGGGGACTGCCTCGTCGTCTGCCTCAACTCCGACGCCAGCGTGGCCGGGCTCAAGGGCCCCGGCCGCCCACTGACGCCGCAGGCGGACCGCGAGCGGGTGCTGCGCGGATTGTCCTGTGTGGACGACGTCGTCGTGTTCGACGAGTCGACACCGGAAGCGGTGCTGTCCTGGCTGCGCCCCGACGTCTGGGTCAAGGGCGGCGACTACACGGGCGCCGAGCTGCCCGAGTCGGCCCTCGTGGAGCGGTGGGGCGGCCAGACCGTGGTCGTGCCCTACCTCGGCGGTCGGTCCACGACCGCCACCATCGCCGCCGTCCGCGACGGCGGTCGCCAACTGGAAGGAGCATCATGACGATCGACCCCTCCACCGGACGGGCGGTGCTGGTCACCGGCGGCGCCAGCGGACTCGGTGCGGCCGTGGTCGACGCGGTGGCCAAGGCCGGCGGCCGGCCCTTCGTGCTCGACCGGCAGCCCTCCGCGGCCGGAGTGCCCTGGGTCGAGTGCGACCTGGCCGACACCCGCGCCGCCGAGCGCGCCACCGTCACGCTGGCCGAGCAGGCCGGCGGCCTCGACGGTGTGGTCACCGCGGCGGGCACGGATCTCCCCGGTCGGCTCTCCGACATCCCCGGTGACCGGTGGGACATGGTGGTCACCGTCGACCTGCTGGCCACCGCCGCGGTCGTGCGGGCGGCGCTGCCCTACCTCGAACGGTCGCACGGCACGGTCGTCACCGTGGCCTCGACGCTGGGCCTCAAGGCGGTCAGCGACGCGACCGCCTACTGCGCGGCCAAGTTCGGCGTCGTGGGCTTCACCCGCGCGCTGGCGGCGGAGACGGCCGGCCAGATCGGCGTGACGCTGCTCATCCCCGGCGGCATGCGGACCGCGTTCTTCGACGGGCGGACCGAGCAGTACAAGCCCGGCCCGGACGCGGTGCTCAACGACCCGGCCCAGGTCGCCGCGGCGGTGCTGTTCGCCCTCGAACAGCCGCCCGGAAGCGCGATCCGGGAGATGGTTGTCTGCGCCGAGCAGGAGTCGTCCTACCCGTGATCCTCGTGCTGCGGGCGCTCGGCCTCGGCGACCTGGCGACCGCCGTGCCGGCCCTGCGGGGCCTGCGGGCCGCGTTCCCGGGCGAGGAGATCGCGCTCGCCGCGCCCGGCTGGCTGGCGCCGCTGGTGCCGCTGACGGGCGCGGTCGACCGGCACATCGCTGTGCCCGGCTTGAACCTGCCACAGTGGACGCTGCCGGAGCGGCCGGCGCTGTCGGTCAACCTGCACGGCCGTGGCCCGCAGTCGCACCGGCTGCTGGCCGTGGCCGGCGCGCCCCGCATGTGGGCGTGGGCGCTGCCGGGCGAGGATGGTCCCCTGTGGACGGCCGACGAGCACGAGGTCGACCGCTGGTGCCGGCTGCTGCGGGAGCACCGCGTCGAGACCGACCGGGACGACCTCGACCTGCTGCCGCCGCCCACCGCCGGGCCGCCCGGGCTGACCATCGTCCACCCGGGCGCGAAGGCGGCGGCCCGCCGGTGGCCCGTCGACCGCTTCGCCGCGGTCGCCCGTGAGCTGACGGCCCGCGGCCACACGGTCGTGGTGACCGGTTCGGCCGTCGAGCGGGGACTGGCGGAACGCGTGGCGGCCGGAGCGGGGCTGCCGCGGTCGGCGGTGCTGGCCGGCGACACCGACGTGGGCGACCTGGCGGCGCTGGTGTGCGGCGCGCGGCTGGTGGTCGCGGGGGACACCGGGATCGGTCACCTGGCGACCGCGTACCGGATCCCGTCGGTCCTGCTTTTCGGTCCGGTCGCGCCGCGGTTGTGGGGGCCGCCCGCCGACCGGCCCTGGCACCGGGCGCTGCATCCGCCGGCCACCGGCGATCCGGTGGACGGCGTCGACCCGCGCCTGGCCGCGGTCAGCGTGGCCGACGTGGTGCGGGCGGCCGAGCTGGCGCTGACGTGCGCACCTGACCGCCCAGTCCGGCGATGACCAGCGACCGGGCCACGGTGCGGCCCGGGTTGACCAGCACGAGCCGGACGCCGCGCCGCCACGCGAGCCGGTAGGCGTCGGCCAGTGCGCCGATCGCCGCCGCGTCGACGAACGGCACGTGCCGCAGGTCGACGGCCACGCCGGCCCGGGCGTTGCGGCAACAGAAGACGAGGGTGGGCCGCAGCTCGTCGACGTTGTCGTGGTCGATCTCGCCGCGGACAGCGATCCGGGCCACACCGCGGTCGTTGCTGACCGCGATCTCCAGGGTCCGCTCGTCGGGACCCTCGTCTCCCATGCCGGGGTAGGGGGCCGCGGTGTCCGTCAGCAGGCCCGCCCGCAGCCACTCCAGCGTGCGGGACAGCAACCGGGAGACGTGCATCTGCGAGATCCCCGTCGCGGCGGCGATCTCGGCCTGGCTCCGGTTGCCGTAGAACCGCAGCGCGAGGATCTCGCGTTCCCGCGCGGGCAACCGGGTGATCAGGCCGCGGACCGTCTGGACGTCGTCGACCTTCGCCAGATCGCGGTCCGGGGCGCCGATCAGGTCGCCGACCTCCTCTGACTGCTCGCCGGCGTCCTCGCTGGCGGCCGGGCGGTTGAGGGACCGGGCGCGGTAGGCCTGCCGGGCCTGCAGCGCCAGTTCGAGCTCGTCGGCCGGCACGTTCAGGCGCTCGCAGAGCTCCGACCGGGTCGGTTCGCGGGACAGCTCGTACGTCAGCTCCTCGATCGCGCGCGAGGTCTCCAGCATCAGCTCCTGGACGCCGCGCGGCACATGGGTGTCCCAGCAGGCGTCGCGGAAATAGCGGCGCAGCTCGCCGCGGACGGTGGTGGCGGCGTAGCCGGTGAAGGACCCGCGGTCCGGAGCCACGCCGTTGACGGCCTTGACCATCCCCAGCCGGGCGACCTGGCGCAGGTCGTCGATCGGCTCACCACGATGGGCGAACGAGCGGGCGAGCCGGTCGGCCATCGGCAGGGCCTGTTGCCACAGCAGCTCCTGCCGCTGGGCGACGTCCTGGCCGGTGCGCCGGGCCTCGGCGTACTCGCGCGCGATCGCGTCGAGCGGTGCTTCGGGGCCGGCTCCTTGTGTCAAGGGCATCTTGGGCATCTACCCACAACCCGGTGTGGTAGTCGTCCGTGGGCCGCTTTCATCCGGGAGATGTCACACCCGCAGGACCGCCCAGACGACCTTGCCGGCGTCCGTGGACAGCCAGCCCCAGCGGTGGCTGAGCGCTTCCACCAGGCCCAGGCCACGCCCGGGACCGCCGTCGTCGTGTGCGGGCATCGGCAGCCGTTCGGGCAGGCCGGCGCCGCCGTCCTCGACCGCGAGCAGGAGCCAGCGCCCGCGATGTGACAGTCGCAATGTCATGGTGGTGTCGGCGTGCCGGGTGGCATTGCTGATGAGCTCCGTCGCCACCGCGCACGCGGGACCGACCACGCCGGCGAATCCCCAGCTGAGGCAGCTTTCCGTGATCACCGCGCGGGCGTGTCGGGCGGCGCCGCGGATCGGGGGCAGAATCTCGCGTACGGTCGGTTGCGCCTCACCCTGGTCGATCGACTCGAGCGCCGCCGCCACCGTCGGACGCACCGGGACGGCGCGGGAAAATCCCAGCCGGTCGAGGTCGGTCAGGACGTCCCGCCGTGACTCGACGACCACGAACGGCACCGCCGGCCAGATGCTCGCCTGCCGCGCCACGGCCGACAGGACGGTCAGACACCCTCGCTCGGCCACCTCGATGCGGGTGAGGTCGAGGATCACGGCACTGGGCTGGTCGACGAGGCACTTGTGCAGCGTCGAGCGCAGCGCGCTGGACGTGCCCGCGCTCAGCGTCCCGTCCGCCGTGACGACGGACGCGCGTTCGTCGGACTCGACGGCGAACCGCAGCTGACTTTCCCGCATGGTACGTAAAGTCTGCCCCGCCGGGCCGTTCGCCGCCACTTGCCGGGGGGAGGCATGACCATGGTGCACAGGGGTATACCGGAAAGGTGACGCCACATGTGATCGTCGCCGGCGCCTCGGCCGGAGGCGTCGAGGCGCTGCGGGCCATGGTTGCCGGGTTGCCGGCCGACCTGCCGGCCGCGGTGCTGATCGTCCTGCACGTTCCGCGCACCTCGCCGAGCGCGCTGCCGGCGATCCTGAGCCGGGCCGGCAAGCTGCCGGCGCACACCGCGCGCGACGGCGAGACGCTGGAGCACGGACACATCTACGTCGCCCCGGCCGACCATCACCTGCTCGTGCTCGACCACCGCCTGCGGCTGTCCCGCGGACCGTCCGAGAACGGCCACCGCCCGGCCATCGACCCGCTCTTCCGGTCGGCCGCTCGGGCCCTCGGCCCACGGGTGGTCGGCGTCGTGCTGTCCGGCGCGCGCGACGACGGGGCCGCGGGCCTCGGGACGATCGCGCAGCGCGGCGGCCAGTGCGTGGTCCAGGAGCCCGACGACGCGCTCCACGCGTCCATGCCACGGGCCGCGATGGAGCGCGTGCGGGTCGACGCGGTCGCCTCCGCCGCCGCCATGGGCGAGGTGCTGACCAAGATGGTGAAGGCCGCCGCGGAGCGGCTCACCGCCGGGGACGATGAGTCCCGACCCCTGCTCGACGGAGAGATTGCCATGTCGGAGCTCGCCGACCTGACCAGTGAGGATCTGGCCCTCGAACCAGCCGGTTACGGATGTCCGTCGTGCGGGGGATCGCTGTTCGAGATCAGCGACCAGCCGGTGCCGCGCTACCGCTGCCGGGTGGGGCACGCCTGGTCGCCGCAGAGCCTGCTCGACGAGCAGGCCGTCGCGCTCGAGGGAGCGCTCTGGATGGCGCTGCGGGCCCTGGAGGACAAGGCCTCGCTGAGCCGGCGGATGGCCGAGAGCGGCCGCCGCCGCCACGTCGGCACCGAGGCCCAATACACGTCGAGCGCGGACGAGGCCGACCGGGCCGCCTCGCTGATCCGCGACCTGATCGGACGGATCGGCTCGACCGCCACCGAGGAGGCGGCGATCGTACCTGGGCTGATGCCGGGCGACCGCGACGAGTAACGTCAACCGGGCGAAGTCACCATCGACGACGAAGGCGCCCATGACGAGTCCCGACCCGCACTTCGAGTCGCTGCTGCTCTATCTCAAGGAGCAGCGCGGCTTCGACTTCACGGGCTACAAGCGGTCGAGCCTGATGCGGCGCGTCGGCCGGCGGATGGACCAGGTCGGCACCTCCGACTACGTCGAATACCTCGACTACCTGCAGGTCCATCCCGACGAGTTCACCGCGCTGTTCAACACGATCCTCATCAACGTCACCGGCTTCTTCCGCGATCCGGAGGCCTGGGACTACCTCTCCGACCAGGTGCTGCGCCCACTGATCGACGCGCTGCCACCGACGGCGCCGTTCCGCGTGTGGAGCGCCGGGTGCGCGTCCGGCGAGGAGGCCTACACGCTGGCGATCGTGCTCGCCGAGCTGATGGGCGTCGACGCGTTCCGCCAACGCGTCAAGATCTATGCCACCGACGTCGACGAGGAAGGGCTGGCGGAGGCCCGGCTGGCCACCTACGGCGAGCGCGAGATCAAGGGCCTGCCCGAGCGCTTCGTTAGCACCTACTTCGAACCCGTCGCCAACCGCTACGCATTCCGCAAGGACCTGCGCCGGTCGGTCATCTTCGGCCGCAACGACCTCGTCCAGGACGCCCCGATCTCCCGCATCGATCTGCTCGTGTGCCGCAACACGCTCATGTACCTCAACGCCGAGACGCAGGCGCGGATCCTCGGCCGCTTCCACTTCGCCCTCGGCGACAGCGGCGTGCTCTTCCTGGGCAAGGCGGAGATGCTGCTCAGCCACGGCCACATGTTCCTGCCGGTCGACCTCAAGCGCCGCATCTTCAAGAAGGTGCCGCGCAGCAACGGCGGCAACGGCTCGCTGTTCGCCACCATCAACGAGAGCGCGACGCGGCAGCAGCTGATCGGTCTCGACCAGCTGCGTGACCAGGCGTTCGTGGGCAGCCCCGTGGCGCAGATCGTCGTCACCACCGAGGGCCTCGTGGCGCTGACCAACCGCACCGCCGACGCGATGCTGGGCGTCTCGGCCCGCGACATCGGCCGGCCGTTCCGCGATCTGGAGATCTCCTACCGCCCGACCGAGCTGCGCAAATACATCGAACAGGCGCAGGTCGAGCGGCGCACCGTCCAGATCAACGACATCGAGCTCGAACCCCTCACGGGTGATCGGGTCCACCTCGAGATCCAGGTCAACCCGATCGTCGGCAGCGACTCGGGCCTGCTCGGCGTCTCGCTGTTCTTCCACGACGTCACGGCGACCCGGCGCATGCAGGACGAGCTCCGCGACGCCAACCGCCAGTTGGAGACCGCCTACGAGGAGCTGCAGTCCACCAACGAAGAGCTGGAGACCACCAACGAGGAGCTGCAGTCGACGGTCGAGGAACTGGAGACGACCAACGAGGAGCTCCAGTCGACCAACGAAGAGCTCGAGACCATGAACGAGGAGCTCCAGTCGACCAACGACGAGTTGCAGAGCATCAACGACCAACTGCGTGACAGCAGCATCGAGCTGGACTCCGCGCGTACCTTTCTCGAATCGGTCCTGTCCAGCCTCGAAGCGGGCGTCATCGTCGTGAGCCCCGACCTCCAGGTGCAGGCCTGGAACCGCGGCGCCGAGCAACTGTGGGGCCTGCGCCGCGAGGAGGTGGTGGGGCAGCACCTCCTCAACCTCGACATCGGACTGCCGATCGACGACGTCCGCCCCGCGCTGCGGCGGGCCCTGGCCGCCACCGACAACAGCCAGAACGCGCGCGAGGAGATCCGCGTCGGCGCGGTCAACCGGCGTGGTCGTCCGGTGACGCTGCGGCTCACCTGCGCGCCGCTGCTCGCCGGCGGGTCCGTGTCAGGGGCGATCATGGCGATGGAGCCCATCGAGGTCGCCCAACCCGGCTGACGGTGGGATCATCGCAGGTGTGACCGAACGACAGACGGCGCAGGGCCGGCCGTCGGAAAGCTTCGCGGCGGACCCGGCGGTCCTGGAGACCCTCGCCACCAAGTTGAGCGATCTGGCCCGTGCGCTCCAGGCGGAGAGCAGCCTCGGCGGGACGCTGGACGCGATCGTGGCGACGGCGATCGGCACCGTTCCGGGAGCGGACTTCGCGGGGATCTCCCAGGTGGAGAATCGACGTCGCGTCCGCACGACCACCGGCACCGACGACCTGGTCTTCGACGTGGATCAGTTCCAGTACGACCTCGGCGAGGGGCCGTGCCTCGACGCGCTCTACGAGCACCGCACGGTCCGGGTCGACGACATGGCGGTCGAGGGCCGGTGGCCGCGGTTCAGCGCCGCGGCGCACGAGCGCGGCATCGCCAGCATGCTGGCGTTCCAGCTCTACGTGGTGAGCGGCAACCTCGGCAGCCTCAACCTCTACTCCCGGCACGTCGGCGCGTTCGACGACGAGTCCGAGCGGATCGGCCTGCTGTTCGCGGCGCACGCGGGCGTGGCGCTGGCGGACGCGCAGCAGCTCAACCAGCTCTCCCGCGCCCTCGACGTCCGCGATCTGATCGGTCAGGCCAAGGGCATCCTGATGGAGCGGCACAAGCTGACCGGCGACCAGGCGTTCGCCCTGCTGGTGGCGGCGAGCCAGACCACCAACACCAAGCTGCTCGAGGTGGCGCGCTACCTGGTCGAGACCGGCGAGCTGGGCTGACTCAGTCGCCGGCCAGCTGCACGTCGAGGGTGTCGACCAGGCCGCACAACAGCAGCATCCGATAGATCAGCGGCTGCGGATTTCGCACCAGGAAGGTGAGGCCCGCGTCCTTCACCTGTTTGCGGCATCGCAGCAGCGCGCTGATCCCGCTCGCGTCCATGAACGTGACGCCGGTGAGGTCGACCTCCACCGTGGCGCCGGGACGAGCGGGCAGCACGCGCGCGAGCGCGTCTTCCAGCGGCTCGAGCACGTCCATGTCGACCTCACCGACCACGGTCACGACGGTGGTCAGCGGATGACGGCGCTCGAGGGAGACCTGGAGACCCGCGGGAACCGGTGTGGCAACGTATGTGCGGAATTGTCGCATTCGAGAAAGCCTTTAGGCCGCTAGTTTCAACCCTCGCTGCAGAAGGCGTGAACCCACCTAGAACCGTAACACCGATCACGGCGAACGGCCCGGCGCGGGGCGCCGGGCCGTTCGCGGACCACAATGGAGCGTCACTTCACCTCATAGGGCTCCGGGTTCTCCCGCCGCTCGTCGGTCTGCTCCTCGGTCTTGTCGGGCTCGCCCCAGTCGCGGCGGGACCACGGAAGGATGGCCCAGAACGAGACGAAGAAGAGCCCGGTGCACAGCGAGATGACCAGCGCGGCCGGCCATGGCAGCACGTAGTCGGTGATGAGCAGGACGGCGGAGACCATCGACACGAACATGAAGAACAGGCCGCCGGTGGCCACCTTGTGCGCGTACTTCACCAGTTCGGGTTTGCGACCCTGCCGGAACAGCGCCCGGTGGAAGGCGACCGGCGAGATGATCAGCGCGGTGGCGCAGGCGGCCGCGATCAGCGCGACGATGTAGACGTCCTTCTGGAACGGCGTGGTGCGCGGGAACCCGTTACTGAACGGCAGCGTCAGCAGGAACGCGAAGAGGATCTGCACGCCCGTCTGCGCGACGCGCAGCTCCTGCAGCAGGTCGCTGAAGTTGCGGTCCCACCTCTGCTTCTCGGTCTCTTTGACCATGCCGTCCCCTCCGCCAGGATGTGAAAGTCCGGGCACATTTCCCGATCGCGTTGCGGGCGAAACGTCGGGCGCCGCCGATCGGCCATCATGGTGCCGTGCTGCCCGACGAACCCGACCTGCCGATCCGCCGTGTGCTGCCGCAGGTGCGGGCGGCGTTGGACGGCCACGGGAGCGCGGTGCTGGTCGCGCCCCCCGGCACCGGCAAGACCACCCTCGTGCCGCTGGACCTCGCCGCGCACGGGCGGGTGCTGGTCGCCGAGCCCCGCAGGCTGGCGACCCGGGCGGCCGCGCGGCGGATGGCGGTGCTCGTCGGGTCCAGGGTCGGTGACGCGGTCGGGTACGCCGTGCGCGGTGACCGCCGCTCCGGTCCGGCGACCCGGGTCGAGGTGGTCACCACCGGGCTGCTGGTGCGCCGGCTGCAGCACGACCCCGCCCTGGACGGCGTCGACACCGTCATCCTCGACGAGTGCCACGAGCGGCACCTCGACTCCGACCTCGCGCTCGCGTTCTGCGTCGACGTGCGGGCCAACCTCCGGCCGGACCTGCGCCTGCTGGCCACCTCGGCGACGGCCGACACCGCCCGGCTCGCCGACCTGCTCGGGCCGACCGTCACCGCCGACGACGCGTTGCACCCCGTCGACGTCGTCTGGGCGCCACCACCGAAGGTCGACCCGCCGCACGGCCTGCGCGTCGACCCCCGGCTGCTCGACCACGTCGCCGCCGTCACCCGTCGCGCCTTCCACGAGCGCGACGGCGACATCCTGGTGTTCCTGCCGGGGGCCGGCGAGATCGCGGCGGTCGGCGAGCGGTTGCGGGACCTGCCGGTGCATTCGCTTCTGGGGCGGCAGGACGCGGCCGCGCAGGACGCCGTGCTGCGGCCGTCGGCGCGGCGCCGGGTCGTGCTGGCCACCGCGGTCGCGGAGAGCAGCCTGACCGTGCCCGGCGTACGGGTCGTCGTCGACGCCGGGCTGGCCCGGGTGCCCCGCACCGACCACGCGCGCGGGCTCGGCGCGCTGGTGACCGTGCCGGTGTCGAAGGCGGCGGCTGAGCAGCGCGCGGGCCGGGCGGGCCGCGAGGCGCCGGGCGCCGTCTACCGCTGCTGGTCGCAGGCCGCCCACGACCGGCTGCCGGCTCGGCCCGAGCCGGAGATCGCGGCCGC
Protein-coding regions in this window:
- a CDS encoding PfkB family carbohydrate kinase, with the translated sequence MTAHVVVVGDVLLDRDVDGTTTRLVPDGPGAPVLDETSSVERAGGAGLAASFAAASGARVSLVTALADDEAGARLAGLLTGLGIELFPLPVTGGTTVEKIRLRAGGRTLLRLDRGGGATPADPPDAVTDLVAGADAVLVSCYGNGLLRVPGLRHALAGAGGPVVWDPHPRGPIAVPGVALATPNEGELRALTGDDGGGRRLAAATRGAQRLRQHWRASAVAVTLGADGALLSHAAAAPLVLPPPHGLVPPPGADPCGAGDRFAATAAIALADGALTSEAVAAAVTEASRYVAEGGAATRRPRAEPHDVVAHTRAAGGTVVATGGCFDLLHAGHIATLEAARRLGDCLVVCLNSDASVAGLKGPGRPLTPQADRERVLRGLSCVDDVVVFDESTPEAVLSWLRPDVWVKGGDYTGAELPESALVERWGGQTVVVPYLGGRSTTATIAAVRDGGRQLEGAS
- a CDS encoding SDR family oxidoreductase produces the protein MTIDPSTGRAVLVTGGASGLGAAVVDAVAKAGGRPFVLDRQPSAAGVPWVECDLADTRAAERATVTLAEQAGGLDGVVTAAGTDLPGRLSDIPGDRWDMVVTVDLLATAAVVRAALPYLERSHGTVVTVASTLGLKAVSDATAYCAAKFGVVGFTRALAAETAGQIGVTLLIPGGMRTAFFDGRTEQYKPGPDAVLNDPAQVAAAVLFALEQPPGSAIREMVVCAEQESSYP
- a CDS encoding glycosyltransferase family 9 protein, with protein sequence MILVLRALGLGDLATAVPALRGLRAAFPGEEIALAAPGWLAPLVPLTGAVDRHIAVPGLNLPQWTLPERPALSVNLHGRGPQSHRLLAVAGAPRMWAWALPGEDGPLWTADEHEVDRWCRLLREHRVETDRDDLDLLPPPTAGPPGLTIVHPGAKAAARRWPVDRFAAVARELTARGHTVVVTGSAVERGLAERVAAGAGLPRSAVLAGDTDVGDLAALVCGARLVVAGDTGIGHLATAYRIPSVLLFGPVAPRLWGPPADRPWHRALHPPATGDPVDGVDPRLAAVSVADVVRAAELALTCAPDRPVRR
- a CDS encoding sigma-70 family RNA polymerase sigma factor, whose translation is MPLTQGAGPEAPLDAIAREYAEARRTGQDVAQRQELLWQQALPMADRLARSFAHRGEPIDDLRQVARLGMVKAVNGVAPDRGSFTGYAATTVRGELRRYFRDACWDTHVPRGVQELMLETSRAIEELTYELSREPTRSELCERLNVPADELELALQARQAYRARSLNRPAASEDAGEQSEEVGDLIGAPDRDLAKVDDVQTVRGLITRLPAREREILALRFYGNRSQAEIAAATGISQMHVSRLLSRTLEWLRAGLLTDTAAPYPGMGDEGPDERTLEIAVSNDRGVARIAVRGEIDHDNVDELRPTLVFCCRNARAGVAVDLRHVPFVDAAAIGALADAYRLAWRRGVRLVLVNPGRTVARSLVIAGLGGQVRTSAPARPPAPRRPR
- a CDS encoding STAS domain-containing protein; translated protein: MRESQLRFAVESDERASVVTADGTLSAGTSSALRSTLHKCLVDQPSAVILDLTRIEVAERGCLTVLSAVARQASIWPAVPFVVVESRRDVLTDLDRLGFSRAVPVRPTVAAALESIDQGEAQPTVREILPPIRGAARHARAVITESCLSWGFAGVVGPACAVATELISNATRHADTTMTLRLSHRGRWLLLAVEDGGAGLPERLPMPAHDDGGPGRGLGLVEALSHRWGWLSTDAGKVVWAVLRV
- a CDS encoding chemotaxis protein CheB, whose product is MTPHVIVAGASAGGVEALRAMVAGLPADLPAAVLIVLHVPRTSPSALPAILSRAGKLPAHTARDGETLEHGHIYVAPADHHLLVLDHRLRLSRGPSENGHRPAIDPLFRSAARALGPRVVGVVLSGARDDGAAGLGTIAQRGGQCVVQEPDDALHASMPRAAMERVRVDAVASAAAMGEVLTKMVKAAAERLTAGDDESRPLLDGEIAMSELADLTSEDLALEPAGYGCPSCGGSLFEISDQPVPRYRCRVGHAWSPQSLLDEQAVALEGALWMALRALEDKASLSRRMAESGRRRHVGTEAQYTSSADEADRAASLIRDLIGRIGSTATEEAAIVPGLMPGDRDE
- a CDS encoding CheR family methyltransferase, which codes for MTSPDPHFESLLLYLKEQRGFDFTGYKRSSLMRRVGRRMDQVGTSDYVEYLDYLQVHPDEFTALFNTILINVTGFFRDPEAWDYLSDQVLRPLIDALPPTAPFRVWSAGCASGEEAYTLAIVLAELMGVDAFRQRVKIYATDVDEEGLAEARLATYGEREIKGLPERFVSTYFEPVANRYAFRKDLRRSVIFGRNDLVQDAPISRIDLLVCRNTLMYLNAETQARILGRFHFALGDSGVLFLGKAEMLLSHGHMFLPVDLKRRIFKKVPRSNGGNGSLFATINESATRQQLIGLDQLRDQAFVGSPVAQIVVTTEGLVALTNRTADAMLGVSARDIGRPFRDLEISYRPTELRKYIEQAQVERRTVQINDIELEPLTGDRVHLEIQVNPIVGSDSGLLGVSLFFHDVTATRRMQDELRDANRQLETAYEELQSTNEELETTNEELQSTVEELETTNEELQSTNEELETMNEELQSTNDELQSINDQLRDSSIELDSARTFLESVLSSLEAGVIVVSPDLQVQAWNRGAEQLWGLRREEVVGQHLLNLDIGLPIDDVRPALRRALAATDNSQNAREEIRVGAVNRRGRPVTLRLTCAPLLAGGSVSGAIMAMEPIEVAQPG
- a CDS encoding GAF and ANTAR domain-containing protein, which codes for MTERQTAQGRPSESFAADPAVLETLATKLSDLARALQAESSLGGTLDAIVATAIGTVPGADFAGISQVENRRRVRTTTGTDDLVFDVDQFQYDLGEGPCLDALYEHRTVRVDDMAVEGRWPRFSAAAHERGIASMLAFQLYVVSGNLGSLNLYSRHVGAFDDESERIGLLFAAHAGVALADAQQLNQLSRALDVRDLIGQAKGILMERHKLTGDQAFALLVAASQTTNTKLLEVARYLVETGELG
- a CDS encoding STAS domain-containing protein; translation: MRQFRTYVATPVPAGLQVSLERRHPLTTVVTVVGEVDMDVLEPLEDALARVLPARPGATVEVDLTGVTFMDASGISALLRCRKQVKDAGLTFLVRNPQPLIYRMLLLCGLVDTLDVQLAGD
- a CDS encoding DUF6328 family protein, whose protein sequence is MVKETEKQRWDRNFSDLLQELRVAQTGVQILFAFLLTLPFSNGFPRTTPFQKDVYIVALIAAACATALIISPVAFHRALFRQGRKPELVKYAHKVATGGLFFMFVSMVSAVLLITDYVLPWPAALVISLCTGLFFVSFWAILPWSRRDWGEPDKTEEQTDERRENPEPYEVK